One part of the Plasmodium yoelii strain 17X genome assembly, chromosome: 13 genome encodes these proteins:
- a CDS encoding 50S ribosomal protein L22, apicoplast, putative, whose amino-acid sequence MNSLMTIVIVVIVQVVFNKELLGYSFIYNKSRFFNFIKYGNNRIENRILSYKIKYKPILMLNKIEEKNKIRDDVENVSNSINNKDNEKNNSNFVYDNMDLFVNDGLQLKQWYSGDQVRKKWEEKHIENVKNNYEKVLLNNKYNELFNMYRNIKKNNVENHKKRVKTNRINPVIYIKKRLVSATAKYLRMSFIKTRKILWKIRYMPIIKAFAFLYYYGSNKYTVSIYKCIKSCLHNAICKYGKNNIKPVFHTLQANMGGYTKKINIRAKGKTDIIREPHTHIRVVLEV is encoded by the coding sequence ATGAATAGTTTAATGACAATAGTTATAGTGGTTATTGTTCAGGTAGTTTTTAATAAGGAACTATTAGGTTAcagttttatttataataaaagcagattttttaattttattaaatatggaAATAATAGAATAGAGAACAGaatattatcatataaaataaaatataaaccaATTCTAatgttaaataaaatagaagaaaaaaacaaaataagaGATGATGTAGAAAATGTTAGTAATAGTATCAATAATAAAgacaatgaaaaaaataattctaattttgtatatgataatatggatttatttgttaatgatGGTCTTCAATTAAAACAATGGTATTCAGGAGACCAAGtaagaaaaaaatgggaaGAAAAACATAtcgaaaatgttaaaaataattatgaaaaagttttattaaataataaatataatgaactgtttaatatgtatagaaatataaaaaaaaataatgtagaaAACCATAAAAAAAGAGTTAAAACAAATAGAATAAATccagttatatatattaaaaaaagattaGTATCAGCTACAGCTAAATATTTAAGAATGTCTTTTATTAAAACTCgaaaaatattatggaaAATTAGATATATGCCTATAATTAAAGCTTTTgcatttctttattattatggaagtaataaatatacagtgagtatatataaatgtataaaatcATGTCTTCACAATGCTATTTGtaaatatggaaaaaataatattaagcCGGTATTCCATACTCTTCAAGCTAATATGGGAGGCtatactaaaaaaattaatattcgAGCAAAAGGGAAAACTGATATTATTCGAGAACCTCATACACACATTCGTGTTGTTTTGGAGGTATAG
- a CDS encoding 60S ribosome subunit biogenesis protein NIP7, putative has translation MRPLNDQETMLVFKKLSKFVGNNLLSMLSYNNEEYVLRLHRFNVHFVRADIAKQAESINKNSLVSLGICIGKITKANNFFLKITSLSLINEFCIHKIWLKESGEKNFLFGNNVLKSHLLKISDNIKKGDGVIVLSMDDNPIGFGISIRNTQDIKLLNITDIVLIHQSDVGEYLRNETAL, from the exons ATGAGACCATTGAATGATCAAGAGACTATGCTAGTTTTCAAGAAACTTTCCAAATT tGTTGGAAATAACTTGCTTAGTATGCTGTCTTACAATAATGAGGAATATGTTTTGAGGCTTCATAGATTTAACGTACATTTTGTTAg AGCGGATATAGCCAAACAAGCAGAATcgattaataaaaattcacTA gTTTCATTAGGAATTTGTATTGGAAAAATTACAAAAGCAAATAACTTTTTCCTTAAAATTACATCCCTATCTTTGATAAACGAATTTTGCATTCATAAAATATGGCTAAAAGAATCAGGAGAAAAAAACTTTCTATTTGGAAATAACGTCTTAAAG agtcatttattaaaaatcaGTGACAACATAAAGAAGGGAGATGGTGTAATTGTTTTGTCAATGGATGACAATCCAATAGGTTTTGGTATATCTATAAGAAATACCCAAGatataaaattgttaaacATTACGGATATTGTGTTAATTCACCAG agtGATGTTGGAGAATATTTAAGAAATGAAACAGCTTTATAA
- a CDS encoding DNA-3-methyladenine glycosylase, putative, giving the protein MGKRKSTRFQSSDSNIAQTEDNEEEKKENVNKNVNKNVNKNVNKNVNKNVNKNVNENVNENVNENVNKNKKENLNKNKKENLNKNDAMKIKQAPISKEKKKKQIDDTSNLSYVYILLKYFFENINIEILNEQFYLQKNVLTITEILIGHILWVYNPDKNILCGSRIIELESYNGINDKASHAYNNKKTNRNIPMFLNGGISYVYLCYGMHNCLNIVTNIENVPDAILIRSIEPIYNIPFFVLNKFQDLNEINNLFSFDNVINQKGNNLKNNRKFQIKEMDKMNVEKKIDKKNCANEIIKKNTYLVILQQLETIFKNIKYKQLVKLGSGPGRVTKCLGVTRDDDKKEFYFDICNDNNISNNQHNKINAKEKNQENLVKGEKVNDSKNWNIKDDCSGNFNQNWDVKDDCSGNFNQNWNVKDDCSGNFSKNIDQKYYFSYNVNNFLSEKKKSRFFISICPSVEDVLNFYENLNLEKNSEQDFIIDIYKQYKIYLLKYFEYMKWKKNEDIIVQRDKRIGVAYAEEYALYDYRFILKNHPSISVLPK; this is encoded by the coding sequence atgggaAAAAGGAAATCTACAAGATTCCAAAGTTCTGATTCAAATATAGCACAAACTGAAGAtaatgaagaagaaaaaaaagaaaatgtgaataaaaatgtgaataaaaatgtgaataaaaatgtgaataaaaatgtgaataaaaatgtgaataAAAATGTGAATGAAAATGTGAATGAAAATGTGAATGAAAatgtgaataaaaataaaaaagaaaatttgaataaaaataaaaaagaaaatttgaataaaaatgatgcaATGAAAATAAAGCAAGCACCAATtagtaaagaaaaaaaaaagaaacaaattGATGATACATCAAATTTAtcatatgtttatatattattaaaatatttttttgaaaatattaatatagaaattTTAAACGaacaattttatttacaaaaaaatgtattaacaaTAACTGAAATATTAATTGGGCACATTTTATGGGTATATAACCccgataaaaatatattatgtggATCGAGAATTATCGAATTAGAATCCTATAATGGTATAAATGATAAAGCATCacatgcatataataataaaaaaacaaatagaaATATACCAATGTTTTTGAATGGTGGTATTagttatgtatatttatgttatggTATGCATAATTGTCTAAACATTGTTAcaaatattgaaaatgtcCCAGATGCTATTTTAATAAGATCAATCGAACCTATTTACAACATTCCATTTTTTGTCCTTAATAAATTTCAAgatttaaatgaaataaacaatttattttctttcgATAATGTTATTAATCAAAAAGGGAATAACTTAAAGAATAATCGGAAATTCCAAATCAAAGAGATGGATAAAATGaatgtggaaaaaaaaattgacaAGAAAAATTGTGctaatgaaataataaaaaaaaacacatatTTAGTAATTTTACAACAATTagaaacaatttttaaaaatataaaatataaacaactAGTCAAATTGGGTAGTGGTCCTGGACGTGTAACAAAATGCTTAGGTGTTACGCGagatgatgataaaaaagaatTTTATTTCGACATATGTAACGATAATAATATAAGCAACAATcaacataataaaataaatgcgaaagaaaaaaatcaaGAAAATTTGGTAAAAGGAGAGAAAGTAAATGATAGTAAAAATTGGAATATAAAAGATGACTGTTCAGGTAATTTTAATCAAAATTGGGATGTAAAAGATGACTGTTCAGGTAATTTTAATCAGAATTGGAATGTAAAAGATGACTGTTCAGGTAATTTTAGTAAAAACATAGATcagaaatattattttagctataatgttaataattttttgagtgaaaaaaaaaaaagtcgattttttatatctatttGCCCATCAGTTGAAGATGtcttaaatttttatgaaaatttaaaccttgaaaaaaatagtgaACAAGATTTTATAATAGacatatataaacaatataaaatatatttattaaaatattttgaatatatgaaatggaaaaaaaatgaagatattaTTGTTCAACGAGATAAAAGAATAGGGGTAGCCTATGCTGAAGAATATGCTTTGTATGATTATcgatttattttaaaaaatcatcCATCCATATCAGTTTTACCAAAATGA
- a CDS encoding 1-deoxy-D-xylulose 5-phosphate reductoisomerase, putative, with product MRTLINLRTLPLLFFILILFLHNSKGVHKKKAYIINYNRSSNGKIKTIAKNNKKGRVKSRRKWRVKYAIENDLTSVISQNKPINVGIFGSTGSIGTNTLSIIRECNKIEKKFNVEALYVNKNVEGIYEQAKEFLPKYVCIHDPSKYEELKKLLENIKNYNPIILIGNEGMKQICSSNEIDKIVIGIDSFQGLYSTIYAIKNNKTIALANKESIVSAGFFLKKLLTVHKNSTIIPVDSEHNAIFQCLNNNILLKSKCLQENYSKINQINKIFLCSSGGPFQNLSIDELKNVSSEKALKHPKWNMGKKISIDSATMMNKGLEVIEAHFLFDIDYNDIEIIVHKECIMHSCVEFLDKSVISQMYYPDMRVQIIYALTWPNRINTNLKSLNFEEISPLTFYKPSLKHFPCINLAYHAGRKSNFFPTVLNASNEVVNNLFLNNKIKYFDIPAIISQVLESFNPQQISENPEDLMKQILEIHNWSKQKAVDIYNTKITS from the coding sequence atgagaACGCTTATTAATTTGCGTACTCTTCCTctattgttttttatattgatCCTGTTTTTACACAATAGTAAGGgtgtacataaaaaaaaagcgtatatcataaattataatagaaGCTCAAAtgggaaaataaaaacaatcgctaagaataataaaaagggtCGAGTAAAAAGTAGAAGAAAATGGAGAGTAAAATATGCAATTGAAAATGATCTAACTAGTGTTATTTCACAAAACAAACCAATAAATGTTGGTATTTTTGGGAGTACAGGTAGTATAGGAACTAATACCCTTAGCATCATACGAGaatgtaataaaatagaaaaaaaatttaatgttgaagctttatatgttaataaaaatgttgaaGGAATATATGAGCAAGCTAAAGAATTTTTACCGAAATATGTGTGTATACATGATCCAAGTAAATatgaagaattaaaaaaattattagaaaatataaaaaactatAATCCAATAATATTGATTGGTAATGAAGGTATGAAACAAATATGTAGTAGTAATGAAATAGATAAAATAGTTATCGGTATTGATTCATTTCAAGGTTTATATTCAACaatatatgcaataaaaaataataaaactattGCATTAGCAAATAAGGAATCTATTGTATCAGCTGGatttttcttaaaaaaattattaactgTTCATAAAAATTCAACAATAATACCTGTAGATTCTGAACATAATGCAATATTCCAatgtttaaataataatatattattaaagtcAAAATGCTTACAAGAAAATTATtctaaaataaatcaaataaataaaatatttttatgttcatCTGGTGGACCATTTCAAAATTTATCAATAGATGAACTAAAAAATGTATCATCTGAAAAAGCATTAAAACATCCAAAATGGAAtatgggaaaaaaaatatcaatagATTCAGCAACAATGATGAATAAAGGATTAGAAGTAATTGAAGCACATTTTCTTTTTGATATTGATTATAATGATATTGAAATAATTGTACATAAAGAATGTATAATGCATTCATGTGTAGAATTTTTAGACAAATCTGTTATATCACAAATGTATTACCCAGATATGAGAgtacaaattatatatgcattaacATGGCCTAATAGAATAAACACAAATTTAAAGTCTCTAAATTTTGAAGAAATATCACCTCTCACTTTTTATAAGCCATCTTTAAAACATTTCCCATGTATAAATTTAGCTTATCATGCTGGACGAAAATCGAATTTTTTTCCAACCGTTCTTAATGCATCTAATGAGGTTGTTAATAATCTTTTtctaaataataaaattaaatattttgatatacCAGCTATTATATCTCAAGTTTTAGAATCATTTAATCCTCAACAAATTTCTGAAAATCCAGAGGATCTTATGAAACAAATTTTGGAGATACATAATTGGTCCAAGCAAAAAGCCgtggatatatataataccaaAATAACTTCTTAA